In one Geotoga petraea genomic region, the following are encoded:
- a CDS encoding transposase: MKEETRKRREKRAFFKELIKKEGLKTIPDVTRFLKEISGTILEEMLEAELDEELGYEKYDRTEEKDNYRNGYTSKKVKGTLGEM; this comes from the coding sequence ATGAAAGAAGAAACAAGGAAAAGAAGAGAAAAAAGAGCATTTTTCAAAGAATTGATCAAAAAAGAAGGATTAAAAACAATACCAGATGTAACCAGATTTCTAAAAGAGATATCAGGAACGATATTAGAAGAAATGTTAGAAGCTGAATTAGATGAAGAACTAGGATACGAAAAATACGATAGAACAGAAGAAAAAGATAACTACCGAAATGGATATACAAGTAAAAAAGTGAAAGGAACTCTCGGAGAAATG
- a CDS encoding HD domain-containing protein — protein sequence MNENIINKSEELLTNADLDGNHDLEHILRVVYNAKLIADTVECDKEVVIISALLHDIGRSKKMLNKYNIKKGHHANTGAKIAYEFLKSLNYPKAKEVSYAISVHNFSKGVIPETIEAKILQDADRLDAIGYVGIMRVFADERGDIQGKIQHFYDKLLKLKDGMHTKKGKELAEEKHERIEKYLKGLHEEMNQKHKIDISE from the coding sequence ATGAATGAAAATATAATTAATAAATCAGAAGAACTTTTAACAAACGCTGATTTAGATGGAAATCATGATTTAGAGCATATTTTGAGAGTAGTTTATAATGCAAAACTTATTGCCGATACCGTTGAATGTGATAAAGAAGTTGTAATTATATCTGCTTTATTACACGATATAGGAAGATCAAAAAAAATGCTTAATAAATATAACATTAAAAAAGGCCATCATGCCAACACAGGGGCTAAAATAGCTTATGAATTCCTTAAAAGTTTAAATTATCCAAAAGCTAAAGAGGTTAGCTATGCAATTTCTGTCCATAACTTTTCTAAAGGAGTTATACCAGAAACTATTGAGGCAAAAATATTACAGGATGCTGACAGATTAGATGCCATAGGATATGTTGGAATAATGAGAGTCTTTGCAGATGAAAGAGGAGATATACAGGGTAAAATACAGCATTTCTATGATAAATTACTCAAGTTGAAAGATGGAATGCATACAAAAAAAGGAAAAGAGTTAGCTGAAGAAAAACACGAAAGAATTGAAAAATATTTAAAAGGTCTTCACGAAGAAATGAATCAAAAACATAAAATAGATATCAGCGAATAA
- a CDS encoding DOMON domain-containing protein, with amino-acid sequence MKLKEILVLFLMVIISTFVFGDNHSNQVNSKMVEGLTYTNYIETELGMDIYWEFSENQELFMMLKAPVSGWISIGFEPSKKMKGAKIIIVGFKDEEVILEEYYGNTQISHRKIKEKYITEFYGERTEEYSLAEFVIPLDNESRYNSLQPGSIIKTIIAYHNSSDSFSRRHSKRDTIDINF; translated from the coding sequence ATGAAATTAAAGGAAATCTTAGTGTTGTTTTTAATGGTTATTATTTCTACATTTGTTTTTGGTGATAATCATAGCAATCAAGTGAATAGCAAAATGGTAGAAGGATTGACCTATACAAATTATATAGAAACCGAATTAGGAATGGATATTTATTGGGAATTTTCAGAAAATCAAGAATTATTCATGATGTTAAAAGCTCCCGTATCTGGTTGGATATCAATAGGATTTGAACCAAGTAAAAAGATGAAAGGTGCAAAAATAATAATTGTGGGATTTAAGGATGAAGAAGTTATTCTCGAAGAATATTATGGTAATACACAAATAAGCCATAGGAAAATAAAAGAAAAATATATAACGGAATTCTATGGAGAAAGAACAGAAGAATATTCTTTGGCTGAATTTGTAATTCCGTTAGATAATGAATCAAGATATAATAGCTTACAACCAGGTAGTATAATCAAGACTATAATTGCATACCATAATAGTTCGGATAGTTTTTCAAGAAGGCACTCTAAAAGAGATACAATAGATATTAACTTTTAA